A window of the Bradyrhizobium diazoefficiens genome harbors these coding sequences:
- a CDS encoding efflux RND transporter periplasmic adaptor subunit, translated as MKRTAKLLIAALVVLSAGYAAYYFRHDLKLPVTLPFVQAAEAEQGPTAAPPPRPPVAVKVAAAKAEDVPIYLTGIGTIQAYNTVNVQSRVDGEIVQILFQEGQDVKQGDILAVIDPRPFQAQLDQQVAVRQKDQALLDGAQIDMERYDALIKTAAISRQIVDQQHALVEQYKAQVRNDEAQIEYARTQLGFTNVRAPISGRLGIRQVDQGNYVRAVSPTTIVTVTQLQPISVIYTLAAVAVGQTRLSLGQADAPVVALTADNTTELDKGTITLVDNQVDQASGTIKLKATFPNKALKLWPGNFANGRITVDTRKNAITAPAIAVRHGPRGDFVWVAKADDTAAFRPVTVGQIFDGRALIDRGLARGERVVTDGYYRLENGARITIEGTTPTAKAQPTAQPRSEPRVD; from the coding sequence GTGAAACGCACAGCAAAACTCCTCATCGCCGCGCTGGTCGTGCTGTCCGCGGGCTATGCGGCCTACTATTTCAGGCATGATCTCAAGCTTCCGGTCACACTGCCCTTCGTGCAAGCGGCAGAAGCGGAGCAAGGTCCCACCGCGGCACCTCCGCCAAGGCCGCCGGTGGCCGTCAAGGTCGCCGCCGCGAAGGCGGAGGACGTCCCGATCTACCTGACCGGCATCGGCACGATCCAGGCCTACAACACCGTCAACGTGCAGAGCCGGGTCGACGGCGAGATCGTCCAGATCCTCTTTCAGGAAGGGCAGGACGTCAAACAAGGCGACATCCTCGCGGTGATCGATCCGCGCCCGTTCCAGGCCCAGCTCGACCAGCAGGTCGCGGTCAGACAAAAGGACCAGGCGCTGCTCGACGGCGCCCAGATCGACATGGAGCGCTACGACGCGCTGATTAAGACCGCCGCGATCTCCCGGCAGATTGTGGACCAGCAGCATGCGCTGGTCGAGCAGTACAAGGCGCAGGTCAGGAACGACGAGGCCCAGATCGAATATGCGCGCACGCAGCTCGGCTTCACCAACGTCCGCGCGCCAATCAGCGGCCGGCTGGGCATCCGCCAGGTCGACCAGGGCAATTACGTGCGCGCGGTGTCGCCCACGACCATCGTCACCGTCACGCAATTGCAGCCGATCTCGGTGATCTACACCCTTGCTGCCGTCGCCGTCGGCCAGACCCGGCTCAGCCTCGGCCAGGCCGATGCACCGGTGGTCGCGCTCACGGCGGACAACACGACCGAGCTCGACAAGGGCACGATCACGCTGGTCGACAACCAGGTCGATCAGGCCAGCGGCACGATCAAGCTGAAGGCGACCTTTCCCAACAAGGCGCTAAAACTCTGGCCGGGCAATTTTGCCAACGGGCGGATCACGGTGGACACGCGCAAGAACGCGATCACGGCGCCCGCGATCGCCGTGCGGCACGGGCCGCGTGGCGATTTCGTCTGGGTCGCAAAGGCGGACGATACCGCGGCCTTCCGGCCGGTCACAGTCGGGCAGATCTTCGACGGACGCGCGCTGATCGACCGCGGCCTTGCCAGAGGTGAGCGCGTCGTCACCGACGGCTACTACCGGCTTGAGAACGGCGCCCGCATCACGATCGAGGGCACGACGCCGACCGCCAAGGCGCAGCCAACCGCCCAGCCGCGCTCCGAGCCGCGCGTTGACTGA
- a CDS encoding efflux RND transporter permease subunit yields MSAPFILRPIATTLMIVAVVLLGMLGYRELPIAPLPNVDFPTIQVVTRYPGASATVGTISGLTDMSSTSSYGYSQITLQFDLSRKIDAAAQDVQARINAAAGWIPVEQLPSPPTYRMVNPADTPVLILALTSRTMALHEANDHAATILVPKLSQIPGVGAVSIEGGQTRAVRLQMNPTRLAGLGMSLDDVRRGIAATTADNPKGSLDGPRQAFHVDTNDQLFTAEAYQDAVIAYRNGAPVLLRDVGTAIDGVEDAEQAAWFQGERAVLLDIQRQPGANTIEVVNAIKSILPKLQDSLPAALKISVVSDRTTTIRAAIHDVQFTLVLTVALVVLVIFIFLRKLWATVIPSVTLPVSLIATFGAMALCGFSLDNLSLMALTIASGFVVDDAIVMIENIARYVEDGEDPLQAALKGARQIGFTIVSLTVSLTVSLIAVFIPLLLMGGVVGRLFREFAITLSFAVVISGLVSLTLTPMMCAQLLQREDPDAQHGWLFRISERGFDASASFYLWGLDWVLKHRNLTLVFTVFTLVATGMLYVAIPKGFLPLQDTGLLIGTTDEAQDISFAAMAERQQQLAAVIARDGDVVTVGSFVGIGSVNTTLNSGRLYIDIGSPDARKSSAAAVMARLQHAAEGVHGITLHLQPAQDLQIESRVARTQYQYALQDLDEDELRLWSRRLVEALRKRPELADVADDRQDEGLQMSVTIDRQLAASYGVSLNTIDQTLYDAFGQRQIATVFGPLTQYHVILEVDPALRNDPDILGKIYLTAAAAQASTIDQQTSGFSGAFSKASTPVPLSAFARIERQHAPLLISHQGLFPATTISFNLADGVSLSQATDALRRTEREIGLPDAVTTKLIGTAAEFANSLSDEKWLLLAAIVTVYLILGMLYESYIHPITILSTLPSAGIGAWLALMLYRQDLNLISLIGIILLIGIVKKNAIMMVDFALAAEREDGASSFDAIRQACILRFRPIMMTTMAALFGALPLAIGSGTGSELRQPLGIAIVGGPIVSQVLTLYTTPVVYLAFASLRTRFGWQSGSADDPTALPQTERTAP; encoded by the coding sequence ATGTCCGCGCCCTTCATCCTCCGGCCGATCGCAACGACGCTGATGATCGTCGCGGTCGTGCTGCTGGGCATGCTCGGCTACCGTGAGCTTCCGATCGCGCCGCTGCCCAATGTCGACTTTCCCACCATCCAGGTGGTGACGCGCTATCCCGGCGCCTCGGCGACCGTCGGCACGATCTCGGGTCTGACGGACATGAGCTCGACCAGCTCCTATGGCTACAGCCAGATCACGCTGCAATTCGACCTGTCGCGCAAGATCGACGCCGCCGCGCAGGATGTGCAGGCGCGGATCAATGCGGCGGCGGGCTGGATCCCGGTCGAGCAGCTGCCGAGCCCGCCGACCTATCGCATGGTCAATCCGGCCGACACGCCGGTGCTGATCCTGGCGCTGACCTCCAGGACGATGGCGCTGCACGAGGCCAATGATCATGCCGCGACCATTCTGGTGCCAAAACTGTCGCAGATCCCAGGCGTCGGTGCCGTCAGCATCGAAGGCGGGCAAACGCGAGCCGTACGCCTGCAGATGAACCCGACCCGGCTTGCCGGGCTCGGCATGTCGCTCGACGACGTCCGCCGCGGCATCGCCGCCACCACCGCAGACAATCCGAAGGGCTCGCTCGACGGTCCCAGGCAGGCGTTTCATGTCGACACCAACGACCAGCTCTTCACCGCCGAGGCCTACCAGGACGCGGTGATCGCCTATCGCAACGGCGCGCCGGTGCTGCTGCGCGATGTCGGCACCGCCATCGACGGCGTCGAGGATGCCGAGCAGGCGGCGTGGTTCCAGGGCGAGCGAGCCGTGCTGCTCGACATCCAGCGCCAGCCCGGCGCCAACACGATCGAGGTCGTGAATGCCATCAAGAGCATCCTGCCGAAGCTCCAGGATTCGCTCCCCGCGGCGCTGAAGATCTCGGTCGTCAGCGACCGCACCACGACGATCCGGGCCGCGATCCACGATGTGCAGTTCACGCTGGTGCTGACGGTCGCCCTCGTCGTGCTCGTGATCTTCATCTTCCTGCGCAAGCTGTGGGCGACAGTGATCCCGAGCGTCACGCTGCCGGTCTCGCTGATCGCAACCTTCGGTGCCATGGCGCTGTGCGGCTTCAGCCTCGACAATCTCTCGCTGATGGCGCTGACGATTGCTTCGGGTTTCGTCGTCGACGACGCCATCGTGATGATCGAGAACATCGCGCGCTATGTCGAGGACGGCGAGGATCCGCTTCAAGCGGCCTTGAAGGGCGCGCGACAAATCGGCTTCACGATCGTCTCGCTGACGGTCTCGCTGACGGTCTCGCTGATCGCCGTGTTCATCCCGCTGCTCCTGATGGGCGGCGTGGTCGGCCGGCTGTTCCGGGAATTTGCGATCACGCTGTCCTTTGCCGTCGTCATATCCGGTCTGGTCTCGCTGACGCTGACCCCGATGATGTGCGCGCAGCTGCTGCAACGCGAGGACCCGGACGCGCAGCACGGCTGGCTGTTCCGCATCAGCGAGCGCGGCTTCGACGCATCCGCAAGCTTCTATTTGTGGGGGCTCGATTGGGTGCTGAAGCACCGCAACCTCACGCTGGTCTTCACCGTGTTCACCCTGGTCGCAACCGGCATGCTGTACGTCGCCATCCCCAAGGGCTTTCTGCCGTTGCAGGACACTGGCCTGTTGATCGGCACCACCGACGAGGCCCAGGATATCTCCTTTGCGGCGATGGCCGAGCGGCAGCAGCAGCTCGCTGCTGTGATCGCCCGAGACGGCGACGTCGTCACCGTCGGCAGCTTCGTCGGCATCGGCTCCGTCAACACGACGCTGAACAGCGGCCGGCTCTACATCGATATCGGCAGCCCCGACGCGCGGAAATCATCCGCTGCAGCCGTCATGGCGCGGCTCCAACATGCGGCCGAGGGCGTTCACGGCATTACGCTGCATCTGCAGCCGGCGCAGGATCTCCAGATCGAATCGCGCGTCGCGCGCACGCAATACCAATATGCGCTGCAGGATCTCGACGAGGACGAGCTTCGGCTCTGGAGCCGGCGCCTGGTTGAGGCGCTGCGCAAGCGCCCGGAGCTCGCCGACGTCGCCGATGACCGCCAGGACGAAGGCCTGCAAATGTCCGTCACCATCGACCGTCAGCTCGCGGCGAGCTACGGCGTCAGCCTGAACACGATCGACCAGACGCTCTATGACGCGTTCGGGCAGCGCCAGATCGCAACCGTCTTCGGTCCCCTCACCCAGTATCACGTGATCCTCGAGGTCGATCCGGCCCTGCGCAACGATCCCGACATCCTGGGCAAGATCTATCTGACCGCGGCAGCGGCCCAGGCCAGCACCATCGACCAGCAGACCAGCGGCTTCAGCGGCGCCTTCAGCAAGGCCTCCACGCCGGTGCCGCTGTCGGCCTTCGCGCGGATCGAGCGCCAGCACGCGCCGCTGCTGATCTCGCACCAGGGCCTGTTTCCCGCCACGACGATCTCGTTCAACCTGGCCGACGGCGTTTCGCTGAGCCAGGCGACTGACGCCCTGCGCCGGACCGAGCGCGAGATCGGTCTGCCGGATGCGGTCACCACCAAGCTGATCGGCACCGCCGCCGAGTTCGCCAATTCGCTCTCGGACGAGAAGTGGCTGCTGCTGGCGGCGATCGTGACGGTCTACCTGATCCTCGGCATGCTCTATGAGAGCTACATCCACCCGATCACGATCCTGTCGACCTTGCCGTCGGCGGGCATCGGCGCCTGGCTGGCGCTGATGCTGTACCGGCAGGATCTCAATCTGATCTCGCTGATCGGCATCATCCTGCTCATCGGCATCGTCAAGAAGAACGCCATCATGATGGTGGATTTTGCGCTCGCCGCCGAACGCGAGGACGGCGCCTCCTCGTTCGACGCCATCCGGCAGGCCTGCATCCTCCGCTTCCGTCCGATCATGATGACGACGATGGCCGCGCTGTTCGGCGCGCTGCCGCTTGCGATCGGCTCGGGCACCGGCTCCGAGCTGCGCCAGCCGCTCGGCATCGCCATCGTCGGCGGCCCGATCGTCTCGCAAGTTCTCACGCTCTATACGACCCCCGTCGTCTATCTGGCGTTCGCCTCGCTGCGCACCCGGTTCGGATGGCAATCCGGATCCGCCGATGATCCGACGGCGCTGCCCCAGACGGAGCGGACCGCGCCGTGA
- a CDS encoding efflux RND transporter permease subunit, which yields MSVTAQFVLRPVATTLLMIGVFLLGCVAYFRLPIASLPAVERPTIGIYAPFPGASPTTVANALAQPLETTLALIPGVTEITSFSAMGGTSITVQFELSIDLDAAAGAVQAAINSAGPNLPKGPWPPTYWKANPAGPAVVALALTSDVFTPGEVYSLADGVISPKLSQLPGVARIIVSGAERSAVRIQVSPARLAAMNLSLEAARVAVVNASQNLPKGAISVDGQRLTIEANDQLLQASEYRDIVLAWRNGAPVRLGDVASVTDSVINNRLAGWYGTERGIVLFVYKQSDANIVETVDAIKAELPEIQLWLPPGIKLHTVYDRTTLIRAAVNDVKLTLVIASALVVLVIALFLRRFWATVIPSVTIPVSLAATLFVMSLCGFSLDNLSLMALTIAAGFVVDDAIVMIENIIRRMSEGEPALQAAINGARQMAFTVVAITVALIAALIPILFMPDVVGRYFREFGVTLVVAIVSSAAISLTLTPMMCGHLLDRGRQRLHNPGAAPERRTFYARSLDWTLRHRFLTVLMITALTGTSVWLYLQLPKGFMPTQDTGVMFVRTVAPSNISFLSMEDRQRAVGEAILQDPAISGLTSFIGEGNGNALSVGQMLVALKPPDIRKLSIQQVIARLRERMNRIDGVRVFFVPLQDLNLGVQSGGSRYQYTLWGIDEEQVLRAAENMIRRVRGIPQVIDVIASWETGGLQAGLTIDRLRAAMLGVTPLAVDNTLNDAFGQRQINLLFLPTNYARVIFEVEPQAASDPGSMSQIYVPSASGRAVPLTALTRPQRAHAAMWVRHSAQFPAATISFDIKPGTSIGDAIASIRNEEAAAKLPDDIKAEFRGEAKEADKSIVKQAALFAAALIAIYIALGMLYESYVHPLTILSTLPPTAFGALVALWATGTQFTLVTTIACILLVGMVMKNAIMMVDYALDAERHRGLSAHDAILLAARLRARPITMTMLAAFLSAVPIALGTGPGFEIRRPLGITIMGGLVVAQLFTLYSTPAMYLILDRLRRRKKAPAAGATQTLAASASPASPLSGLGG from the coding sequence GTGAGCGTCACCGCACAATTCGTGCTGCGGCCTGTGGCGACGACGCTCTTGATGATCGGCGTATTCCTGCTCGGTTGCGTCGCCTATTTCCGTCTGCCAATCGCCTCGCTTCCCGCGGTGGAGCGGCCCACCATCGGGATCTACGCGCCATTCCCCGGCGCGAGCCCGACGACGGTCGCGAACGCGCTGGCGCAGCCGCTCGAGACCACGCTCGCGCTGATCCCGGGGGTGACGGAAATCACCTCCTTCAGCGCCATGGGCGGCACCAGCATCACCGTGCAGTTCGAGCTCTCCATCGATCTCGATGCCGCCGCCGGCGCGGTCCAGGCCGCCATCAATTCGGCGGGACCCAATCTGCCGAAGGGACCGTGGCCGCCGACCTATTGGAAGGCGAACCCAGCCGGCCCTGCGGTCGTGGCGCTCGCCTTGACGAGCGACGTGTTCACACCCGGCGAGGTCTACAGCCTCGCCGACGGCGTGATCTCGCCAAAACTGTCGCAACTGCCGGGCGTCGCGCGGATCATCGTCAGCGGCGCCGAGCGAAGCGCGGTGCGCATCCAGGTGTCGCCGGCGCGGCTCGCCGCCATGAACCTGTCGCTGGAGGCGGCCCGCGTCGCCGTCGTCAACGCATCGCAGAACCTGCCGAAGGGCGCGATCTCGGTCGACGGGCAGCGCCTCACCATCGAGGCCAACGACCAGCTGCTGCAGGCCTCCGAATATCGCGATATCGTGCTGGCCTGGCGCAACGGCGCCCCGGTCCGCCTGGGCGACGTCGCCTCCGTGACCGACAGCGTCATCAACAACCGTCTCGCCGGCTGGTACGGCACCGAGCGCGGCATCGTTCTGTTCGTCTACAAGCAGTCGGACGCCAACATCGTCGAGACCGTCGACGCGATCAAAGCCGAGCTGCCGGAAATCCAGCTCTGGCTGCCGCCCGGCATCAAGCTGCATACTGTCTATGACCGCACCACGCTGATCCGGGCCGCCGTGAACGACGTCAAGCTCACGCTCGTGATCGCCTCGGCGCTGGTCGTGCTCGTCATCGCGCTATTCCTCAGGCGCTTTTGGGCCACCGTGATCCCGAGCGTCACCATTCCGGTCTCGCTGGCCGCGACCCTGTTCGTGATGAGCCTGTGCGGGTTCAGCCTGGACAATCTGTCGCTGATGGCGCTGACCATCGCCGCCGGCTTCGTCGTGGACGATGCCATCGTCATGATCGAGAACATCATCCGGCGGATGTCCGAGGGCGAGCCGGCGCTCCAGGCCGCCATCAACGGCGCCCGCCAGATGGCGTTCACGGTCGTCGCCATCACCGTCGCCCTGATTGCGGCGCTGATCCCGATCCTGTTCATGCCCGATGTCGTCGGGCGCTATTTCCGCGAGTTCGGCGTGACCTTGGTGGTCGCCATCGTATCCTCGGCGGCGATCTCGCTGACGCTGACGCCGATGATGTGCGGACATCTGCTCGATCGCGGCCGGCAGCGGCTACATAATCCCGGTGCGGCCCCCGAGCGCCGCACCTTCTATGCCCGCAGCCTCGACTGGACGCTGCGCCACCGTTTTCTCACCGTGCTGATGATCACCGCGCTGACGGGGACCAGCGTCTGGCTCTATCTGCAGCTGCCGAAAGGTTTCATGCCGACCCAGGACACCGGCGTGATGTTCGTCCGGACGGTCGCCCCGTCGAATATCTCGTTCCTGTCCATGGAGGACCGGCAGCGTGCGGTCGGCGAGGCGATCCTGCAGGATCCCGCGATCTCGGGTCTGACCTCCTTCATCGGAGAGGGCAACGGCAACGCGCTCAGCGTCGGCCAGATGCTGGTCGCGCTCAAGCCGCCTGACATCCGCAAGCTGTCGATCCAGCAGGTCATCGCGCGCTTGCGCGAACGCATGAACAGGATCGACGGCGTCCGGGTCTTCTTCGTGCCGCTGCAGGATCTCAATCTGGGCGTTCAGTCCGGCGGCTCGCGTTATCAATATACGCTCTGGGGCATCGACGAGGAGCAGGTGCTGCGCGCCGCGGAGAACATGATCCGCCGCGTCCGCGGCATTCCTCAGGTCATCGACGTCATCGCGAGCTGGGAAACCGGAGGCCTCCAGGCCGGCCTGACCATCGACCGCCTGCGCGCCGCGATGCTCGGCGTCACGCCGCTCGCGGTCGACAACACGCTCAACGACGCCTTCGGCCAGCGCCAGATCAATCTGCTGTTCCTTCCGACCAATTATGCGCGCGTGATCTTCGAGGTCGAGCCGCAGGCGGCGAGCGACCCCGGCTCGATGAGCCAGATCTACGTGCCGAGCGCCAGCGGCCGCGCAGTGCCGCTGACGGCATTGACCCGGCCGCAGCGCGCGCACGCGGCGATGTGGGTCCGCCACAGCGCCCAGTTTCCGGCCGCGACGATTTCGTTCGACATCAAGCCCGGCACGTCAATCGGCGACGCGATCGCCTCAATCCGCAACGAGGAGGCCGCGGCCAAGCTGCCCGACGACATCAAGGCGGAATTCCGCGGCGAGGCCAAGGAGGCGGACAAGTCGATCGTCAAGCAGGCCGCGCTGTTCGCAGCGGCCCTGATCGCGATCTACATCGCGCTCGGCATGCTCTACGAAAGCTATGTCCATCCGCTGACCATTCTCTCGACCTTGCCGCCCACCGCCTTCGGCGCGCTGGTCGCGCTGTGGGCAACTGGAACGCAGTTCACGCTGGTGACCACGATCGCCTGTATCCTGCTGGTCGGCATGGTGATGAAGAACGCCATCATGATGGTCGACTATGCCCTCGATGCGGAGCGGCATCGCGGCCTCAGCGCCCACGACGCCATCCTGCTCGCTGCACGGCTGCGGGCGCGGCCGATCACCATGACGATGCTGGCGGCATTCTTAAGCGCCGTCCCGATCGCACTCGGTACCGGCCCGGGTTTCGAGATCCGCCGGCCGCTCGGCATCACCATCATGGGCGGCCTGGTCGTCGCCCAGCTCTTCACGCTCTACTCGACGCCGGCGATGTACCTGATCCTGGACAGGCTGAGGCGGCGGAAGAAGGCGCCCGCCGCGGGCGCGACTCAGACACTCGCCGCAAGCGCTTCGCCGGCTTCGCCTCTTTCAGGCCTCGGCGGCTAA
- a CDS encoding tetratricopeptide repeat protein, whose protein sequence is MTASNATAMSTAAAFCDAGLAHFRDGRHLDARACYQQALTIDAEHTDAQHLMGLLLLQAKQYNEALQWIVRAIQLAPKPEYLASFATVLQQYGRGDEALNVIDQAIQLRPDDAELWRRRGDIFIQLARLDQALPNFQHALKLNPRHHDALYKGGIVLHKLGRNEEAIAHLDLSDSLSPNHAATLRVRAWVLYCLKRFEDSATDGRRAHQLDPQNAEICNNLGLSLRRLGRNEEALAWFDKAIEIQPRFVDALDNKLVALFHLHRFDEVFALSDRMKSLGLSSTVTEWNVSLVHLLTGNFEAGWLGHQTRLKLPSARHPQFQQPMWLGGEDIEGKTILVAADEGLGDTIHFVRYIPMLAERGARVVLVVQDPLHRLMSTLGGVSHCVPRSAMGTLPAFDLHCPISSLPLAFKTRLDTIPSGPYLPAPPDHLVQAWETRLGARTRLRVGLVWSGDPFHVNDETRSIPLRTLSRILDVDATYVSLQKAPRLHDAAVLRERNDILHLTADLTDFADTAALIACLDLVITVDTSVAHLAGALGRPTWILLPWTPDYRWLLDRADSPWYPSVRLFRQTETREFESVLDRVRDELRALSRAFGH, encoded by the coding sequence ATGACAGCCTCGAACGCAACAGCGATGAGCACAGCAGCCGCCTTCTGTGACGCGGGCCTTGCGCATTTCAGGGACGGACGGCATCTCGACGCGCGTGCCTGCTATCAGCAGGCCCTGACGATCGATGCCGAGCACACCGACGCCCAACATCTCATGGGGCTGCTGCTTCTCCAGGCCAAGCAATACAACGAGGCCCTGCAGTGGATCGTCCGCGCGATCCAGCTCGCACCGAAGCCCGAATATCTTGCGAGCTTCGCAACGGTCCTGCAGCAATATGGGCGCGGCGACGAAGCACTCAATGTCATCGACCAGGCTATACAGCTTCGGCCCGACGACGCCGAGCTGTGGCGACGGCGTGGCGACATCTTCATTCAGCTTGCGCGCCTGGATCAAGCCTTGCCGAATTTTCAACACGCGCTCAAGCTCAATCCACGACATCACGACGCCCTGTATAAGGGCGGGATTGTCCTCCATAAGCTCGGGCGGAACGAGGAGGCGATCGCTCACCTTGATCTCAGTGACAGCCTGTCTCCAAACCATGCCGCGACGCTGCGGGTGCGCGCATGGGTTCTCTATTGCCTGAAACGGTTCGAGGACTCCGCGACCGACGGCAGGCGGGCGCACCAGCTCGATCCCCAAAATGCCGAGATCTGCAACAATCTGGGTCTTTCATTGCGCCGGCTCGGCAGGAATGAAGAGGCGCTGGCATGGTTCGACAAGGCCATCGAGATCCAACCGCGCTTCGTGGACGCCTTGGACAACAAACTGGTCGCGCTATTCCACCTTCATCGCTTCGACGAGGTGTTCGCACTGTCCGATCGCATGAAGTCGCTCGGGCTGAGCAGTACGGTGACCGAGTGGAACGTGTCGCTGGTGCATCTCCTGACAGGCAATTTCGAAGCCGGCTGGCTCGGACACCAGACCCGGTTGAAGCTGCCTTCGGCAAGACACCCTCAGTTTCAACAACCGATGTGGCTCGGCGGTGAAGACATCGAGGGAAAGACGATCCTTGTCGCGGCGGACGAGGGATTAGGCGACACCATTCACTTCGTCCGCTACATCCCCATGCTCGCGGAGCGAGGAGCACGCGTTGTTCTCGTCGTTCAAGACCCGCTGCATCGCCTGATGTCAACGCTAGGCGGTGTATCCCATTGTGTTCCGAGGTCGGCCATGGGCACGCTGCCGGCGTTCGATTTGCACTGCCCGATATCCAGCCTGCCGCTCGCGTTCAAGACCCGGCTCGATACGATCCCCTCGGGACCGTATCTGCCCGCCCCTCCGGATCACCTTGTTCAAGCCTGGGAGACTCGTCTTGGTGCTCGCACCAGGCTTCGGGTCGGCCTGGTCTGGTCCGGCGATCCATTTCACGTGAATGACGAGACCCGCTCGATTCCGCTGCGAACGCTGTCCCGTATCCTCGACGTCGATGCCACCTATGTCAGCCTGCAGAAGGCCCCGCGCCTGCATGATGCGGCGGTGCTGCGGGAGAGAAACGACATTCTCCACCTGACCGCAGATCTCACCGACTTCGCCGACACCGCCGCGTTGATCGCTTGCCTTGATCTCGTGATCACCGTCGACACCAGCGTTGCCCATCTCGCCGGCGCCCTTGGCCGTCCAACCTGGATCCTGCTGCCATGGACGCCCGACTACCGCTGGCTGCTCGATCGCGCGGACAGCCCCTGGTATCCGAGCGTGCGGCTGTTCCGGCAGACCGAAACGCGCGAATTCGAGAGCGTGCTCGATCGCGTGCGGGACGAATTGCGGGCACTGAGCAGGGCGTTCGGACATTGA
- a CDS encoding carcinine hydrolase/isopenicillin-N N-acyltransferase family protein, translating into MPQPIARCATTREAVRLLTRIPHGQPFNYSILDADGAAAVVEASPVATSVRDGRQLACTNHFQIATLGRYNRRNAGSHRRLPPLETWCRAELSISFKHHTGNNRVQRPLARRDVFE; encoded by the coding sequence ATGCCGCAGCCGATCGCGCGATGCGCGACGACGCGGGAGGCGGTCAGATTACTCACGCGAATTCCCCATGGCCAGCCCTTCAATTATTCGATTCTCGATGCAGACGGAGCCGCAGCGGTAGTTGAGGCTTCGCCAGTGGCAACTTCCGTGCGGGATGGTCGGCAACTCGCTTGCACCAATCATTTCCAGATCGCAACCCTTGGACGATACAACCGACGTAACGCGGGGTCACATCGGCGCCTTCCCCCTCTCGAAACTTGGTGTCGCGCCGAACTGTCGATCTCCTTCAAACACCATACCGGGAATAATCGTGTGCAGCGGCCGCTTGCGAGGCGCGATGTCTTTGAATAG